From Toxorhynchites rutilus septentrionalis strain SRP chromosome 2, ASM2978413v1, whole genome shotgun sequence, a single genomic window includes:
- the LOC129766271 gene encoding uncharacterized protein LOC129766271, with translation MGKKAKAKLQLRESVIGFIHRTEKFVENCNADTDFHQLQARIGKLDEKWSEFESVQGEIEEMEEDETNMETHEEVRAEFEELYFKVKAGLKSKLPPSTPSSTTTTPTRDKNVGSCSGIRLPKISLPEFSGEYDKWLPFFDTFGSLIHDNTDLNLIQKFHHLRASLRGEALKVVDSFQMSEASYGVAWSALVKRYSNKYLQKKRHVNALLQYPKVKRMSANGIHDLIECFDRHTKILDQLGENTSDWGAMLMQLLVSKLDDESLKDWEKRAVKKNDPAFADVMEFLEGQTRILDAVAVDRRSENLQSSSSATNSGFKKSVPKFSVHATTDTPTMQCMQCNGRHYITSCPVFERMTLDKRFQVVNSKKLCSNCLRQGHLNRDCTSRFRCRTCSKKHHSLLHPGIGASVSTPTVGPLTQAPSTAQPQPSNTTHVVSIDDSLQTMQSSVAIIFASNQRRNRASRVPCISFNGSGVSEGLQWAFTSS, from the coding sequence ATGGGGAAGAAGGCAAAGGCGAAGCTGCAACTCCGGGAGTCCGTCATCGGATTTATACACCGAACCGAAAAGTTCGTTGAAAATTGCAACGCTGACACCGATTTCCACCAACTGCAAGCACGGATAGGAAAACTGGATGAGAAGTGGAGCGAGTTTGAAAGCGTACAAGGTGAAATCGAGGAAATGGAGGAGGATGAAACCAACATGGAGACGCACGAGGAGGTTCGAGCGGAGTTCGAGGAGCTGTATTTTAAGGTAAAGGCAGGGTTGAAATCCAAACTACCACCCTCAACCCCCTCTTCCACTACTACTACTCCCACTAGAGATAAGAATGTGGGTTCATGTTCTGGCATACGCTTGCCCAAGATCAGCTTGCCAGAATTCAGTGGGGAGTACGACAAATGGTTGCCATTCTTCGACACTTTTGGATCACTTATCCACGATAATACGGATTTAAATCTGATCCAAAAATTCCACCATTTGCGAGCGTCTCTAAGGGGTGAGGCACTTAAGGTGGTAGATTCCTTTCAAATGAGTGAAGCTAGTTATGGGGTCGCATGGTCCGCTTTGGTGAAACGGTATTCGAATAAATATCTCCAGAAGAAGCGCCATGTCAACGCGCTTTTGCAATACCCGAAGGTGAAAAGGATGTCGGCAAATGGTATTCACGATTTGATTGAATGTTTCGATCGACATACGAAGATTCTTGATCAACTGGGAGAGAATACTTCGGACTGGGGAGCGATGTTGATGCAGCTGTTGGTGTCGAAGCTTGATGATGAGTCGCTTAAAGACTGGGAGAAGCGTGCGGTCAAGAAAAATGATCCTGCTTTCGCGGACGTTATGGAGTTCCTCGAAGGACAGACACGGATTCTGGATGCTGTAGCAGTCGATCGTCGCTCGGAGAATTTACAATCATCTTCCTCTGCTACTAACTCCGGCTTCAAGAAATCAGTACCCAAGTTTTCTGTGCATGCAACCACTGATACTCCTACGATGCAGTGTATGCAATGCAATGGTCGACATTATATCACAAGCTGCCCTGTATTTGAGCGGATGACACTAGATAAACGGTTCCAAGTAGTCAACTCTAAGAAGCTGTGCAGCAACTGTTTGAGACAAGGTCATCTGAACCGTGACTGTACATCGCGTTTCCGTTGCCGCACTTGTAGTAAGAAACACCATTCTCTTCTACATCCTGGAATAGGGGCGTCGGTTTCCACTCCAACTGTTGGTCCACTGACGCAGGCGCCTTCTACGGCTCAGCCACAACCCAGCAATACTACACACGTGGTTTCCATAGACGATTCATTACAAACGATGCAGAGTTCGGTGGCCATCATTTTCGCTTCCAACCAACGTCGCAACAGAGCATCGAGAGTTCCATGTATTTCTTTCAACGGTTCTGGTGTCAGTGAAGGACTGCAATGGGCGTTCACATCTAGCTAG
- the LOC129766272 gene encoding uncharacterized protein LOC129766272: protein MKKVTEDQPSATIPIGDWNLPTDFQLADPGFNKRGTIDLLLGLEHFYEFLLLNGGRVQIQRIGNGLPLLVNTVFGWVVAGKVNLGQMNPIPSCHVVVGNSLEQKIERFWTIDEIQDAPRFSQEEIDCENHYRVTFSRDTEGRYVVRFPKRVGFDKMIGDSREMALRRFIQLERRFKQDEALRERYSDSIREYLNNGHMALVEGAEERSKEQLVCYLPHHPVVKESSTTTKIRPVWISQDDQ from the coding sequence ATGAAGAAAGTGACTGAGGACCAACCATCAGCGACTATCCCCATCGGAGACTGGAATCTCCCAACCGACTTCCAGTTGGCTGACCCAGGCTTCAATAAACGTGGCACGATCGACCTTCTTCTCGGATTGGAACACTTCTACGAGTTCCTCCTGCTCAATGGTGGCCGGGTTCAAATCCAGCGTATAGGCAACGGGCTTCCATTGCTCGTCAACACAGTATTCGGTTGGGTTGTAGCAGGAAAGGTGAACCTAGGTCAAATGAATCCAATTCCTAGTTGTCATGTGGTAGTTGGCAACTCGTTGGAGCAGAAGATCGAGCGGTTTTGGACGATCGATGAAATTCAGGACGCTCCACGGTTCTCACAGGAAGAGATCGATTGCGAAAACCATTACAGAGTCACGTTCTCACGCGATACTGAAGGACGATATGTGGTTCGGTTTCCGAAACGAGTGGGCTTCGACAAGATGATCGGAGACTCAAGGGAAATGGCGTTACGGCGATTTATTCAGCTAGAGAGGCGTTTTAAGCAGGATGAAGCACTGCGTGAGCGGTACAGTGACTCAATACGAGAGTATTTGAACAACGGGCACATGGCATTAGTCGAAGGGGCGGAGGAAAGGTCCAAAGAGCAGCTCGTGTGTTACTTACCACACCATCCGGTCGTCAAGGAGTCGAGCACGACTACAAAGATTCGGCCGGTGTGGATCAGCCAAGACGACCAATAA